In Zingiber officinale cultivar Zhangliang chromosome 8B, Zo_v1.1, whole genome shotgun sequence, a single genomic region encodes these proteins:
- the LOC122015309 gene encoding trihelix transcription factor GTL1-like isoform X2, with translation MQQQQQQGATQFGASPSGILPFSSAPLASRAHLLGIQPSDVQEPASLAEVASPISSRPPPAAAAGNFDKLQVAGDFPDDEALAAAQGDDTERGGGATGNRWPRQETLALLKIRSEMDASFRDATLKGPLWEEVSRKLAELGYKRSAKKCKEKFENVHKYYKRTKEGRAGRQDGKSYRFFTQLEALHSGSHLAGGIPPVAPSPAAFADVSSGFSTAAAMVGQPPANRAQPISSVAPPPPIIALPTRVVAPELQTQGISTSAEPTVGFSFSSNSSSSASSDSDEETAGESQEGRKRKRETATTSRKMMAFFDGLMKQVMERQEAMQKRFLEAVEKKEQDRMIREEAWRRQEMTRFNREQELLAQERAMAASRDTVIISYLQKITGQNISLPTPIFPPAPAITSAAMPASQSSILPSQITPPPPQTVLQPPPSAAEHTQPPQIQQSAHRHNQLAGDITRHPSPLGTLELAPSSEPPNLDVTSPSSSSRWPKAEVHTLIKIRSGLDSKYQDSGPKGPLWEEISLEMQRLGYNRSAKRCKEKWENINKYYKKVKESNKRRPEDSKTCPYFHQLDALYRSKHLGAGGGPMQRPQLGSDSTNIIPSSNQQQSDATTMNRPQEQASAMPPPPPPPLQLTAETERKNGNSETNAGVQVQTGNGGLTAGFFEQGLKKKTS, from the exons atgcagcagcagcagcagcaaggaGCGACGCAATTCGGGGCATCGCCGTCCGGAATTCTTCCGTTTTCGTCGGCTCCCCTTGCCTCCCGAGCGCACCTGCTCGGAATTCAGCCTTCCGACGTCCAAGAGCCGGCGTCGCTCGCAGAGGTGGCCTCCCCCATCAGCAGCCGGCCTCCGCCCGCTGCGGCGGCTGGGAATTTCGACAAGCTGCAGGTGGCCGGAGACTTTCCGGACGACGAAGCCCTCGCCGCCGCACAAGGCGACGACACCGAACGCGGCGGCGGCGCAACCGGGAACCGATGGCCGCGGCAGGAGACTCTGGCGCTGCTCAAGATCAGGTCCGAGATGGACGCCAGCTTCCGAGACGCCACGCTGAAAGGTCCTCTCTGGGAGGAGGTCTCCAG GAAGTTGGCGGAGTTGGGATACAAGAGGAGCGCAAAAAAGTGCAAGGAGAAGTTCGAGAACGTGCACAAGTACTACAAGCGCACCAAGGAAGGCCGCGCCGGCCGCCAGGACGGCAAGAGCTACCGCTTCTTCACCCAGCTCGAAGCCCTCCACAGCGGCAGCCACCTCGCCGGAGGAATTCCGCCAGTCGCCCCTTCTCCGGCTGCGTTTGCGGACGTCTCGTCGGGCTTCAGTACTGCCGCCGCCATGGTTGGCCAGCCGCCGGCTAACAGGGCTCAGCCTATCTCCTCCGTCGCGCCACCACCGCCGATCATCGCGTTGCCGACGCGAGTAGTCGCCCCTGAGCTTCAGACACAAGGAATCTCGACGTCGGCCGAACCGACCGTGGGGTTCAGCTTCTCGTCGAACTCGTCCTCTTCGGCGTCGTCGGACTCGGACGAGGAGACCGCAGGGGAGagccaggaaggaaggaagcGGAAGCGAGAGACGGCAACCACGAGCCGGAAGATGATGGCCTTCTTCGACGGGCTGATGAAGCAGGTAATGGAGCGGCAGGAGGCCATGCAGAAGCGGTTCTTGGAGGCCGTCGAGAAGAAGGAACAGGACCGCATGATCAGGGAGGAAGCGTGGCGGCGCCAGGAGATGACGAGGTTCAACCGGGAGCAGGAACTGTTGGCGCAGGAGAGGGCCATGGCCGCCTCCAGAGACACCGTCATCATCTCCTACCTACAGAAGATAACCGGCCAAAACATCTCCCTCCCCACCCCAATTTTTCCACCTGCCCCAGCGATCACCTCCGCAGCGATGCCGGCCTCCCAGAGTAGCATTCTTCCCTCACAAATTACTCCGCCGCCACCACAAACTGTTCTTCAACCTCCTCCGTCGGCGGCCGAACATACCCAACCACCACAAATCCAGCAATCGGCTCACCGTCACAACCAACTCGCCGGCGACATTACACGGCACCCATCGCCCCTGGGGACGTTGGAGCTCGCGCCCAGCTCAGAGCCACCGAACCTCGACGTCACGTCACCGTCGTCGTCCTCCCGGTGGCCAAAGGCAGAGGTGCACACCTTGATCAAGATCCGGAGTGGGCTGGACTCCAAGTACCAGGACTCAGGACCGAAGGGGCCATTGTGGGAGGAGATCTCCCTCGAAATGCAGCGGCTTGGCTACAACCGGAGCGCGAAGAGGTGCAAGGAGAAGTGGGAGAACATCAACAAGTACTACAAGAAGGTGAAGGAGAGCAACAAAAGGCGACCGGAGGACTCCAAGACCTGCCCGTACTTCCACCAATTGGACGCGCTCTACCGCAGCAAACACCTCGGCGCCGGCGGCGGACCAATGCAGAGACCCCAACTAGGCTCGGACTCTACTAACATCATTCCCTCATCAAATCAACAGCAGAGCGATGCGACAACGATGAACAGGCCACAGGAGCAAGCATCGGCGATGCCACCGCCACCGCCGCCACCGCTCCAGCTGACCGCCGAGACCGAAAGAAAGAATGGGAATTCTGAGACCAATGCGGGAGTTCAGGTACAAACCGGTAACGGAGGACTCACCGCCGGTTTCTTCGAGCAAGGATTAAAAAAG AAGACATCATGA
- the LOC122015309 gene encoding trihelix transcription factor GTL1-like isoform X1 has product MQQQQQQGATQFGASPSGILPFSSAPLASRAHLLGIQPSDVQEPASLAEVASPISSRPPPAAAAGNFDKLQVAGDFPDDEALAAAQGDDTERGGGATGNRWPRQETLALLKIRSEMDASFRDATLKGPLWEEVSRKLAELGYKRSAKKCKEKFENVHKYYKRTKEGRAGRQDGKSYRFFTQLEALHSGSHLAGGIPPVAPSPAAFADVSSGFSTAAAMVGQPPANRAQPISSVAPPPPIIALPTRVVAPELQTQGISTSAEPTVGFSFSSNSSSSASSDSDEETAGESQEGRKRKRETATTSRKMMAFFDGLMKQVMERQEAMQKRFLEAVEKKEQDRMIREEAWRRQEMTRFNREQELLAQERAMAASRDTVIISYLQKITGQNISLPTPIFPPAPAITSAAMPASQSSILPSQITPPPPQTVLQPPPSAAEHTQPPQIQQSAHRHNQLAGDITRHPSPLGTLELAPSSEPPNLDVTSPSSSSRWPKAEVHTLIKIRSGLDSKYQDSGPKGPLWEEISLEMQRLGYNRSAKRCKEKWENINKYYKKVKESNKRRPEDSKTCPYFHQLDALYRSKHLGAGGGPMQRPQLGSDSTNIIPSSNQQQSDATTMNRPQEQASAMPPPPPPPLQLTAETERKNGNSETNAGVQVQTGNGGLTAGFFEQGLKKPEDIMKELMGQRLHQAATDHDYDKLDDDSDNMDQDEEDEDEDNEDDEINNDKVLHYKI; this is encoded by the exons atgcagcagcagcagcagcaaggaGCGACGCAATTCGGGGCATCGCCGTCCGGAATTCTTCCGTTTTCGTCGGCTCCCCTTGCCTCCCGAGCGCACCTGCTCGGAATTCAGCCTTCCGACGTCCAAGAGCCGGCGTCGCTCGCAGAGGTGGCCTCCCCCATCAGCAGCCGGCCTCCGCCCGCTGCGGCGGCTGGGAATTTCGACAAGCTGCAGGTGGCCGGAGACTTTCCGGACGACGAAGCCCTCGCCGCCGCACAAGGCGACGACACCGAACGCGGCGGCGGCGCAACCGGGAACCGATGGCCGCGGCAGGAGACTCTGGCGCTGCTCAAGATCAGGTCCGAGATGGACGCCAGCTTCCGAGACGCCACGCTGAAAGGTCCTCTCTGGGAGGAGGTCTCCAG GAAGTTGGCGGAGTTGGGATACAAGAGGAGCGCAAAAAAGTGCAAGGAGAAGTTCGAGAACGTGCACAAGTACTACAAGCGCACCAAGGAAGGCCGCGCCGGCCGCCAGGACGGCAAGAGCTACCGCTTCTTCACCCAGCTCGAAGCCCTCCACAGCGGCAGCCACCTCGCCGGAGGAATTCCGCCAGTCGCCCCTTCTCCGGCTGCGTTTGCGGACGTCTCGTCGGGCTTCAGTACTGCCGCCGCCATGGTTGGCCAGCCGCCGGCTAACAGGGCTCAGCCTATCTCCTCCGTCGCGCCACCACCGCCGATCATCGCGTTGCCGACGCGAGTAGTCGCCCCTGAGCTTCAGACACAAGGAATCTCGACGTCGGCCGAACCGACCGTGGGGTTCAGCTTCTCGTCGAACTCGTCCTCTTCGGCGTCGTCGGACTCGGACGAGGAGACCGCAGGGGAGagccaggaaggaaggaagcGGAAGCGAGAGACGGCAACCACGAGCCGGAAGATGATGGCCTTCTTCGACGGGCTGATGAAGCAGGTAATGGAGCGGCAGGAGGCCATGCAGAAGCGGTTCTTGGAGGCCGTCGAGAAGAAGGAACAGGACCGCATGATCAGGGAGGAAGCGTGGCGGCGCCAGGAGATGACGAGGTTCAACCGGGAGCAGGAACTGTTGGCGCAGGAGAGGGCCATGGCCGCCTCCAGAGACACCGTCATCATCTCCTACCTACAGAAGATAACCGGCCAAAACATCTCCCTCCCCACCCCAATTTTTCCACCTGCCCCAGCGATCACCTCCGCAGCGATGCCGGCCTCCCAGAGTAGCATTCTTCCCTCACAAATTACTCCGCCGCCACCACAAACTGTTCTTCAACCTCCTCCGTCGGCGGCCGAACATACCCAACCACCACAAATCCAGCAATCGGCTCACCGTCACAACCAACTCGCCGGCGACATTACACGGCACCCATCGCCCCTGGGGACGTTGGAGCTCGCGCCCAGCTCAGAGCCACCGAACCTCGACGTCACGTCACCGTCGTCGTCCTCCCGGTGGCCAAAGGCAGAGGTGCACACCTTGATCAAGATCCGGAGTGGGCTGGACTCCAAGTACCAGGACTCAGGACCGAAGGGGCCATTGTGGGAGGAGATCTCCCTCGAAATGCAGCGGCTTGGCTACAACCGGAGCGCGAAGAGGTGCAAGGAGAAGTGGGAGAACATCAACAAGTACTACAAGAAGGTGAAGGAGAGCAACAAAAGGCGACCGGAGGACTCCAAGACCTGCCCGTACTTCCACCAATTGGACGCGCTCTACCGCAGCAAACACCTCGGCGCCGGCGGCGGACCAATGCAGAGACCCCAACTAGGCTCGGACTCTACTAACATCATTCCCTCATCAAATCAACAGCAGAGCGATGCGACAACGATGAACAGGCCACAGGAGCAAGCATCGGCGATGCCACCGCCACCGCCGCCACCGCTCCAGCTGACCGCCGAGACCGAAAGAAAGAATGGGAATTCTGAGACCAATGCGGGAGTTCAGGTACAAACCGGTAACGGAGGACTCACCGCCGGTTTCTTCGAGCAAGGATTAAAAAAG CCAGAAGACATCATGAAGGAGCTGATGGGGCAACGGCTACACCAAGCGGCGACGGATCACGACTACGATAAGTTAGACGATGACAGTGACAACATGGACCAAGACGAGGAGGACGAGGACGAGGACAACGAGGACGACGAGATCAACAATGACAAAGTATTGCACTACAAGATATAG